A genomic region of Methanosphaera sp. WGK6 contains the following coding sequences:
- the cofC gene encoding 2-phospho-L-lactate guanylyltransferase, whose amino-acid sequence MNKLITIIPISSFNNSKTRLSPFLTENERKQLLKSMLKDIVEEIKEDVSEIIVTSKDQEVLSYAKTLKINTITEKKYEDNHLNNALIDAIGYVKENYDNPKILIIPSDIPLIEKKNINYLIDNSDDFIISPSNGGGTNLLYINTQYDYKPLFGEFSFFKHVSEAEDKNMNLNIYDSFYLSIDINTPQDLGELLLHGKRTNTYKYLSSLNIVVENKHGQERLNVYRKNE is encoded by the coding sequence ATGAATAAACTAATTACTATAATACCCATATCTAGTTTTAATAATTCTAAAACTAGACTTTCACCATTTCTAACAGAAAATGAAAGAAAACAATTACTAAAATCAATGCTTAAAGATATAGTAGAAGAAATTAAAGAAGACGTATCTGAAATTATTGTGACAAGTAAAGATCAAGAAGTACTTAGTTATGCAAAAACTCTTAAAATTAATACAATAACTGAAAAAAAATATGAAGATAATCATTTAAATAATGCTTTAATTGATGCTATAGGCTATGTTAAAGAAAATTATGATAATCCTAAAATACTTATTATACCCTCAGATATTCCATTAATTGAAAAGAAAAATATTAATTATTTAATTGATAACTCTGATGATTTTATTATTTCTCCATCAAATGGTGGTGGTACTAATTTATTATACATTAATACACAATATGATTATAAACCATTATTTGGAGAATTCAGCTTCTTTAAACATGTATCTGAAGCAGAAGATAAAAATATGAATCTTAATATTTATGATTCATTTTATCTATCTATTGATATTAACACACCACAAGATTTAGGTGAATTATTATTACATGGAAAACGTACAAATACATATAAGTATTTAAGTAGTTTAAATATTGTTGTTGAGAATAAACATGGCCAGGAGAGATTAAATGTCTATAGAAAAAATGAATGA
- the proS gene encoding proline--tRNA ligase, translated as MKKFNEWFHNILEEAELMDARYPIKGMSVWLPRGFQIRKYALNALQELLDKDHEEVLFPMLIPESELAKEAIHVKGFEEEVYWVTKGGKRDLNEQLALRPTSETSMYPMFSLWVRSHMDLPIKVYQTVNTFRYETKHTRPLIRVREITTFNETHTVHATAEEAEEEIKVGLDIYCKFFDELGIPYSISKRPEWDKFPGSKYTMAFDMIMPDGKTLQIGTVHNLGTTFAKTFDIQFENDEGEHEYAHQTCYGLSDRVIASLIAAHGDEKGLKLPPVVAPEQVIIIPIIFKENQDVVLNFTDNLEKLLNDNGIRAKQDKRDMRPGKKYYEWEKRGVPLRIEVGPRDIENKSVVVIRRDTGNKEFIDYDESTIVDVVKNTLDTITNDMKEAANKFQEEKTYSVESLEQVKKTINKKGGIITFSWCGNTECGKEMEEKFDIDILGTQEADVQGKTCINCGNEAHHKVLISKTY; from the coding sequence ATGAAAAAATTTAATGAATGGTTTCATAATATACTAGAAGAAGCTGAATTAATGGATGCAAGATATCCTATAAAAGGAATGAGTGTATGGCTACCAAGAGGTTTTCAAATAAGAAAATATGCACTTAATGCACTTCAAGAGTTATTAGATAAAGATCATGAAGAAGTTCTTTTTCCAATGCTAATACCGGAAAGTGAATTAGCAAAAGAAGCAATACATGTAAAAGGATTTGAAGAAGAAGTGTACTGGGTAACTAAAGGTGGAAAACGTGATCTTAATGAACAATTAGCATTAAGACCAACAAGTGAAACATCAATGTACCCTATGTTTTCATTATGGGTACGTTCACACATGGATTTACCAATAAAAGTATATCAAACAGTAAACACGTTCAGATATGAAACAAAACATACAAGACCTTTAATAAGAGTACGGGAAATAACTACATTTAATGAAACACACACAGTACATGCTACAGCAGAAGAAGCAGAAGAAGAAATTAAAGTAGGATTAGATATTTACTGTAAATTCTTTGATGAACTTGGAATTCCATACTCTATAAGTAAAAGACCTGAATGGGATAAATTCCCAGGTTCTAAGTATACTATGGCATTTGATATGATTATGCCTGATGGTAAAACACTTCAAATTGGTACAGTACATAATCTTGGAACAACATTTGCAAAAACATTTGATATTCAATTTGAAAATGATGAAGGTGAACATGAATATGCTCATCAAACATGTTATGGATTATCTGATCGTGTAATTGCTTCTCTTATTGCAGCTCATGGAGATGAAAAAGGTTTAAAATTACCTCCAGTTGTAGCACCAGAACAAGTAATTATTATACCAATTATATTTAAGGAAAATCAGGATGTTGTTCTTAACTTTACGGATAATCTTGAAAAATTATTAAATGATAATGGTATACGTGCTAAACAAGATAAACGTGATATGAGGCCCGGTAAAAAATACTATGAATGGGAAAAAAGAGGAGTGCCTCTTAGGATAGAAGTAGGTCCAAGAGATATTGAAAATAAATCTGTTGTAGTAATACGAAGAGATACTGGAAATAAAGAATTTATAGACTATGATGAATCAACAATAGTTGATGTTGTAAAAAATACATTAGATACAATAACTAATGATATGAAAGAAGCAGCTAATAAATTCCAAGAAGAAAAAACATATTCTGTTGAAAGTTTAGAGCAAGTTAAGAAAACTATTAATAAAAAAGGTGGAATTATCACATTTAGTTGGTGTGGAAATACTGAGTGTGGTAAAGAAATGGAAGAAAAATTTGATATTGATATATTAGGTACACAAGAAGCAGATGTACAGGGTAAAACATGTATAAATTGTGGAAATGAAGCACATCATAAAGTATTAATATCTAAAACTTATTAA
- a CDS encoding heavy metal-binding domain-containing protein yields MILSTTEKIPGKDYEVIGLVRGNCVQSTNIVKDITQGLKTIVGGELKAYTEIMETARVTATERLIEHATSMGADAVIMLRYDNGSVTTASAEVLCFGTAVKFI; encoded by the coding sequence ATGATACTTTCAACAACAGAAAAAATACCTGGAAAAGACTATGAAGTAATAGGTCTTGTAAGAGGAAATTGTGTTCAATCCACAAATATTGTAAAAGACATTACACAAGGATTAAAAACAATTGTAGGTGGAGAATTAAAAGCATACACGGAAATCATGGAAACAGCACGTGTAACTGCAACAGAACGATTAATAGAACATGCTACAAGTATGGGTGCTGATGCTGTAATCATGTTAAGATATGATAATGGTAGTGTTACAACAGCATCTGCAGAAGTACTATGTTTTGGAACTGCAGTAAAATTTATCTAA